One stretch of Prunus persica cultivar Lovell chromosome G1, Prunus_persica_NCBIv2, whole genome shotgun sequence DNA includes these proteins:
- the LOC18792679 gene encoding uncharacterized protein LOC18792679, whose translation MACRHVDRLIHGARHLMAKRKGAVHLNGMLHHCSEESHGEPMPREWYQKEFPKLTKLSQLLKNVDLVDGRLVNISDGSIIMDDRIEHRMLTFKSLAREFIGSPLVQQTLKNDVVALSGGRICNQFVCFSKPNEREPMVVKTLSVVSGFLNITAQQRQSVRVTLSPQITQHRIWTGTLEEVLNGLKSELEYLDHRCPSKGTKMGQQIVASCLKFLADTSTSISYEHDCSSWTRLSPAKVTDSSGLQKWEDVLEMFNDLIDCLKNERELLLYVAKLKVLKEGLSQIKDVLTDRNIGHKEVRHQESLVQKKLTKTLGHSSKCLFTLMLYYLFGHVRDIEVDVRGGIYSSGSENDFCLCMGRIVTSDEEEMVWSGVRQLDRALGLFKFVWETAGMKGALQLQGHIWCVGAEGRTLTYRGNTFFVHGIHV comes from the coding sequence ATGGCCTGTAGACATGTAGACAGGTTAATACATGGTGCAAGGCATCTAATGGCTAAGCGAAAGGGAGCTGTCCATTTGAATGGGATGCTACATCATTGCTCAGAGGAGTCTCATGGAGAGCCTATGCCCCGAGAATGGTATCAAAAGGAATTCCCCAAGTTAACAAAACTATCCCAATTGTTAAAAAATGTCGATTTGGTTGATGGAAGGCTTGTTAACATCAGTGATGGTTCAATTATCATGGATGACCGTATTGAACACAGAATGCTTACTTTCAAGTCACTTGCCAGGGAATTTATTGGTTCTCCATTAGTTCAGCAAACGTTAAAGAATGATGTCGTGGCGTTGTCAGGTGGTAGAATCTGTAATCAATTTGTGTGTTTCAGTAAACCAAATGAAAGAGAGCCCATGGTTGTAAAAACACTCTCCGTAGTAAGTGGCTTTCTGAACATCACTGCTCAACAAAGACAGTCAGTACGTGTTACATTATCTCCACAGATTACACAGCACCGCATATGGACTGGGACGCTTGAGGAGGTACTGAATGGATTGAAATCTGAGTTGGAATATTTAGATCATCGGTGCCCAAGCAAAGGGACGAAGATGGGACAGCAGATAGTTGCTAGCTGTCTGAAGTTCTTGGCTGACACATCCACATCCATTTCATATGAACATGATTGCTCTTCATGGACGCGCCTATCGCCTGCAAAAGTTACAGACTCTTCTGGTTTGCAAAAATGGGAAGATGTTCTCGAGATGTTCAACGACCTCATTGattgtttgaaaaatgaaagggAGTTACTTCTTTACGTAGCGAAGCTTAAGGTCTTGAAAGAGGGGCTGTCTCAGATCAAGGATGTGTTGACTGATAGAAATATAGGACACAAGGAAGTTCGGCATCAAGAAAGCCTAGTGCAGAAGAAGCTGACAAAGACATTGGGTCATTCGTCCAAGTGCCTGTTCACACTTATGTTATATTACCTCTTTGGGCATGTTAGAGATATTGAAGTGGACGTACGTGGCGGCATTTATAGCAGCGGTAGTGAGAACGATTTCTGCTTGTGCATGGGAAGGATTGTGACTTCAGATGAGGAGGAGATGGTTTGGAGCGGGGTGAGGCAGTTGGACAGGGCTCTTGGACTTTTCAAGTTTGTATGGGAAACAGCAGGGATGAAAGGAGCTTTACAACTGCAAGGGCATATATGGTGCGTAGGGGCTGAAGGCAGAACACTTACATATAGAGGAAACACATTTTTCGTCCATGGGATTCATGTTTGA